One genomic window of Cyanobacteriota bacterium includes the following:
- a CDS encoding cation diffusion facilitator family transporter — MHLAMNLSSSSKVSLILKWILVLNLIVFGIKLFIGLKAHSLSILGDAVHSGIDSFNNIIGLVMIRLAAQPPDQKHPYGHAKFETLGALAVVAFLAITSFELLEKSVMRFFNPGDYPHIDRMTIYLLLVTLVINIFVWLYESRAGKKLNSQLLQADAAHTFSDILVTVSILCSVFFIARGYLWLDPFLGIVIAVVIVRGGWKILKQTVPLLVDEAWIREHEINDLIMSTDKVVSYADLRSRKGNHHAFVEMTVRFDTDSLKEAHDLSHQIETKIVDKFGKAEVLIHIEPS; from the coding sequence ATGCATTTGGCAATGAATCTAAGTTCTTCAAGCAAAGTAAGTTTGATACTTAAGTGGATACTTGTCCTTAATTTAATTGTTTTTGGAATCAAATTATTTATAGGTTTGAAAGCACATTCATTGAGTATTTTGGGTGATGCGGTTCATTCTGGGATCGATAGTTTCAATAATATAATCGGCTTGGTGATGATTCGGCTTGCTGCCCAGCCGCCTGACCAGAAGCACCCATACGGGCATGCCAAGTTTGAAACATTGGGAGCGCTTGCTGTTGTTGCGTTTCTTGCAATTACTAGTTTTGAGTTGCTTGAAAAATCTGTTATGAGATTTTTTAATCCAGGGGATTATCCGCATATTGATAGAATGACGATTTATTTATTATTGGTTACTTTGGTGATTAATATTTTTGTTTGGCTTTATGAAAGTCGTGCTGGCAAAAAATTGAATAGTCAGTTGTTGCAAGCAGATGCTGCCCATACTTTCTCTGATATTTTAGTGACGGTCTCTATTCTTTGTAGTGTATTTTTTATTGCTCGTGGCTATCTTTGGCTTGATCCGTTTTTGGGGATAGTGATAGCAGTAGTGATTGTAAGAGGCGGCTGGAAGATATTAAAGCAAACGGTGCCGCTATTGGTTGACGAAGCTTGGATTCGAGAGCATGAGATTAATGACTTGATTATGTCTACAGACAAAGTTGTTAGTTATGCCGATTTGAGATCTCGCAAGGGCAACCATCATGCTTTTGTTGAGATGACGGTGCGTTTTGACACTGATTCTCTGAAAGAAGCACATGATTTAAGCCATCAAATAGAAACCAAGATTGTTGATAAATTTGGTAAGGCAGAGGTTTTGATTCATATAGAGCCGAGTTAG